Proteins encoded by one window of Brasilonema sennae CENA114:
- a CDS encoding sensor histidine kinase, with the protein MFQKIRYRLLLSYLVVFASLLGIFALAVRVAFTRSLTQQTTDKLIAIGQGAAANAEFEKDHLTVESDFRPQDLITRHQALQWFDTQGNLIAQQGQTVLTLPLLPSKMVQVQSGKVPIQAVTIPIIGSDNSQLVGYVRVSQSLEEFEETLEKLDWGLGGGIIMTLILSGVGGILLTRQAMQPIEESFQKLKQFTADASHELRSPLMAIKINADFALLYPEEIGPKDVDKFQAIASATNQMTRLTEDLLLLARTDKVPNRDWETVNLTSILDNLIQLYKPQAQAKQINLTSQLSGNLHLMGDSVQLTRLFTNLIENALYYTPSSGVVEIKTNRVGSQLYVNVQDTGVGIAPEHIDKVFERFWRADQSRSYWGGGSGLGLAIAQAIAQNHGGLITVTSQLGVGSCFTVRLPAS; encoded by the coding sequence GTGTTTCAAAAAATTCGTTATCGGTTATTGTTGTCTTATTTGGTAGTGTTCGCATCGCTGCTGGGAATATTTGCTCTAGCAGTCCGAGTTGCTTTCACTCGCAGTCTGACTCAACAAACAACAGATAAACTCATAGCCATAGGACAAGGTGCGGCTGCAAATGCAGAGTTTGAAAAAGATCACCTGACAGTAGAAAGTGACTTTCGTCCACAAGACTTAATAACTCGTCATCAGGCATTGCAGTGGTTTGATACTCAGGGAAATTTGATTGCCCAACAAGGACAAACTGTCTTAACTTTACCCTTGTTACCAAGCAAAATGGTACAAGTTCAAAGTGGTAAAGTCCCTATTCAAGCAGTGACTATACCAATTATTGGTAGCGATAATAGTCAACTAGTTGGGTATGTCAGAGTAAGTCAATCTCTAGAAGAATTTGAGGAAACCCTGGAAAAATTGGACTGGGGATTAGGCGGTGGAATTATTATGACTTTGATTCTTAGTGGAGTTGGGGGAATTTTACTCACTCGTCAAGCAATGCAGCCAATTGAGGAGAGTTTTCAAAAACTTAAACAGTTTACTGCTGATGCTTCCCACGAACTACGCAGTCCGTTAATGGCAATTAAAATTAATGCTGATTTTGCACTCTTATATCCAGAAGAAATAGGACCAAAAGATGTAGACAAGTTTCAGGCGATCGCCAGCGCTACTAATCAGATGACTCGCCTCACAGAAGACTTACTATTGTTAGCACGTACCGATAAAGTTCCAAATCGGGATTGGGAGACTGTCAATTTAACGTCAATTTTAGATAACTTAATACAACTGTATAAACCTCAAGCTCAAGCTAAGCAAATTAACTTGACATCTCAGTTGAGCGGGAATCTTCATTTGATGGGTGATTCAGTTCAACTGACGCGGCTATTTACGAATTTAATTGAAAACGCGCTCTACTACACACCATCATCCGGCGTAGTTGAAATCAAAACTAATCGTGTTGGTTCCCAGCTTTATGTGAACGTACAAGACACAGGTGTGGGAATTGCGCCAGAACATATCGACAAGGTTTTTGAGCGCTTTTGGCGGGCGGATCAGTCTCGTTCTTATTGGGGAGGTGGTTCTGGTTTGGGGTTAGCGATCGCACAAGCCATTGCTCAAAATCATGGTGGATTGATTACTGTCACAAGTCAATTAGGAGTTGGTAGTTGTTTTACAGTACGCTTACCAGCTTCTTGA
- a CDS encoding four helix bundle protein: MKREPIKSHKDLRVYQMAFDAAMKIFEVSKDFPVEERYSLTDPPAWCNRLWRELTPVTYGRKTPHASSRETLSVDTCGGKPSRSTASPTQWLPSCSPAPLSVLIAISS, from the coding sequence TTGAAAAGAGAACCAATCAAAAGTCACAAAGATTTAAGAGTTTATCAAATGGCTTTTGATGCTGCGATGAAAATATTTGAGGTGTCTAAAGACTTTCCTGTAGAGGAACGATATTCTTTAACTGATCCTCCGGCTTGGTGCAATCGCTTATGGAGGGAATTAACGCCAGTTACCTACGGAAGGAAAACGCCACATGCTTCCAGCCGGGAAACCCTTTCGGTAGATACCTGTGGAGGGAAACCCTCCCGCAGTACTGCCTCACCAACGCAGTGGCTCCCCTCCTGCTCCCCTGCTCCCCTGTCTGTTCTTATCGCTATTTCATCCTAA
- a CDS encoding class I SAM-dependent methyltransferase, producing MGFYSQVILPRFLDWSLSDPNLAKYRQELLADVQGEVLEIGFGTGLNLAFYPPHIHKITTVDANPGMNAFAKKRISNSNITVEQLMLSSENLPISNNTFDSVVSTFTLCSIANVEQALQEIYRILKRGGRFFFLEHGLSDKPNIQLWQHRLTPIQKVIADGCHLNRNIRELVEEQFDDIELKQFTPEKMPDITAHLYKGIATKSAA from the coding sequence ATGGGGTTTTACTCACAGGTTATTTTACCGCGCTTTTTAGATTGGAGCTTATCAGACCCAAATTTAGCCAAATACCGTCAGGAACTACTCGCAGATGTCCAAGGAGAAGTTCTAGAAATTGGTTTTGGAACTGGATTAAATCTCGCCTTCTATCCTCCACATATTCACAAAATTACCACCGTAGATGCAAATCCTGGTATGAATGCTTTTGCAAAAAAGCGTATTAGTAACTCAAATATAACAGTTGAGCAATTAATGCTATCGAGTGAAAATTTACCAATATCAAATAATACTTTTGATAGCGTTGTCAGTACTTTTACATTATGCAGCATTGCCAATGTAGAGCAAGCACTTCAAGAAATTTACCGCATCCTCAAACGAGGTGGTAGGTTTTTCTTTTTGGAACATGGGTTAAGCGATAAACCTAACATACAGCTTTGGCAACATCGGCTAACACCTATTCAAAAAGTAATAGCGGATGGATGTCATCTCAATCGAAACATTCGGGAATTGGTAGAAGAGCAATTTGATGATATTGAACTTAAGCAATTTACACCTGAAAAAATGCCAGATATTACGGCTCATCTATATAAAGGAATCGCAACTAAGAGCGCAGCATGA
- a CDS encoding response regulator transcription factor, with translation MRILIVEDDDRIAKPLAEYLRRQHHIVDITNDGLEGWEWSKSGLYEIILLDLMLPKLDGITLCQRLRAASSNALILMLTARDTTGDKIIGLDAGADDYLIKPFDLKELAARIRALARRSQEIRPPILIHGEMQLNPATQQVTYAGNTLSLTPKEYMILEYFLRNPNQVLTRSAILDKLWEFDKSSGEQTIKTHITNLRNKLRAAGSSEDFIESIYGIGYRLCQK, from the coding sequence ATGAGAATTTTGATAGTTGAAGATGACGATCGCATTGCCAAACCATTAGCTGAGTATTTAAGACGCCAACACCATATTGTGGATATCACAAATGATGGGCTTGAGGGCTGGGAATGGTCGAAATCAGGGTTATACGAAATCATTTTATTAGATTTAATGCTGCCTAAATTAGATGGAATTACTCTGTGTCAGCGTTTACGTGCTGCTTCATCTAACGCTCTCATCTTAATGCTCACAGCACGAGATACAACAGGCGATAAAATTATTGGACTCGATGCTGGAGCTGATGATTATTTAATCAAACCCTTTGATCTAAAAGAGTTAGCAGCACGCATCAGGGCTTTAGCTAGGAGAAGTCAAGAGATTCGCCCACCGATTTTAATCCACGGGGAAATGCAACTCAATCCTGCTACCCAACAAGTTACTTATGCGGGGAATACTCTATCATTAACTCCTAAAGAATACATGATATTAGAATATTTTTTGAGAAACCCAAATCAAGTTTTGACTCGTTCGGCAATCCTCGATAAACTGTGGGAATTTGATAAGTCTTCTGGAGAACAAACCATCAAAACTCATATCACCAATTTACGGAATAAGCTCAGAGCCGCTGGAAGTTCAGAAGACTTTATTGAAAGTATCTACGGCATTGGTTATCGTCTCTGTCAAAAATGA
- a CDS encoding heavy metal-responsive transcriptional regulator, which translates to MLLKEQGKQIGVVAKESGVPIKTIRYYEELGLLKASDRTEGGFRLFNSNVFARLSFIKRAQSLGLSLLEIKEFLDVHDQGDLPCDHIQAKLNDKVTAIEYQIEQLQVLKLELEGLLSGWKSVSEIPENTICPIIYPT; encoded by the coding sequence ATGTTACTCAAAGAACAGGGAAAACAAATTGGTGTTGTTGCTAAAGAAAGTGGTGTGCCGATTAAAACTATTCGCTACTACGAAGAACTGGGCTTGCTCAAGGCTTCGGATCGAACTGAGGGTGGATTTCGATTATTTAACTCAAATGTTTTTGCCCGCCTAAGCTTTATCAAGCGTGCCCAGAGCCTTGGATTGAGCTTGTTAGAGATTAAAGAGTTTTTGGATGTGCATGACCAAGGGGACTTACCCTGCGACCACATCCAAGCAAAACTGAATGATAAAGTTACAGCAATCGAATACCAAATTGAACAGCTACAGGTCTTGAAGTTAGAGTTAGAAGGGCTACTTTCAGGCTGGAAAAGTGTTTCTGAAATACCTGAAAATACCATCTGTCCGATTATCTATCCGACTTAA
- a CDS encoding DUF2127 domain-containing protein — MKNKRPPALLAIVIYKTFVASLLAVTSIALLLALKNYQNLADFSESYVLETKMTIIEWLIDKILNISPTRLKFSGIAIGVYAIVTAIEAVGLWYEKSWATLLVVGLVGISIPPEIFELIKGITILKFIVLLLNVAVFWYLLRHLMKHKK, encoded by the coding sequence GTGAAAAATAAGCGTCCACCTGCTTTATTAGCAATTGTAATTTACAAGACCTTTGTCGCTTCACTCTTAGCTGTTACTTCTATCGCTTTACTATTAGCACTAAAAAATTACCAAAACTTAGCTGACTTTTCGGAATCTTATGTTTTAGAAACCAAAATGACAATTATTGAATGGCTCATAGATAAAATTCTCAATATCAGTCCAACAAGACTGAAATTCAGCGGAATAGCTATTGGGGTTTATGCTATTGTAACTGCAATTGAAGCAGTTGGATTGTGGTATGAAAAATCCTGGGCAACACTGTTAGTTGTGGGACTTGTTGGCATTAGTATCCCTCCAGAAATATTTGAGTTAATTAAAGGAATTACAATACTAAAGTTCATAGTACTTTTATTGAATGTAGCTGTCTTCTGGTACTTGCTGCGTCATTTGATGAAGCATAAAAAGTAA
- a CDS encoding DUF305 domain-containing protein, with amino-acid sequence MQRISWKTGFFAMTFITLASLTSGVLTACSTTTSQNETQTPSTTATEASDKQQMNHGSGMHHDSGMNHSMAMDLGPADANYDLRFIDGMTPHHQGAVVMAKEALQKSKRPEIKKLAEEIIKAQNKEIAELKQWRQAWYPKASSTPMAWNTQKNQTIAMSDEQSKAMRMDMDLGAGDAEFDLRFINAMIPHHEGAVTMAQDALSKSKRPEIKKLAQNIITSQQKEIEQMKQWRQAWYNQ; translated from the coding sequence ATGCAACGTATTTCTTGGAAAACTGGGTTTTTTGCGATGACTTTCATAACACTTGCTTCCTTAACAAGCGGCGTGCTGACAGCTTGTTCCACAACGACTTCCCAAAACGAAACCCAAACCCCAAGTACCACCGCAACTGAGGCTAGTGACAAGCAGCAGATGAACCACGGCAGTGGTATGCATCATGATAGTGGCATGAACCACAGCATGGCAATGGATTTAGGTCCAGCGGATGCCAACTACGATTTGCGGTTCATTGATGGGATGACTCCGCACCATCAAGGTGCTGTGGTGATGGCAAAAGAAGCCCTACAGAAATCAAAACGTCCTGAAATCAAAAAGCTAGCAGAAGAAATCATCAAAGCTCAAAACAAAGAAATTGCTGAGTTGAAACAGTGGCGACAAGCTTGGTATCCCAAAGCATCTAGCACGCCAATGGCTTGGAATACTCAAAAGAATCAGACGATCGCAATGTCTGATGAACAATCTAAAGCTATGCGAATGGACATGGACTTGGGAGCCGGTGATGCTGAATTTGATTTGCGCTTCATCAATGCAATGATTCCGCATCATGAAGGAGCGGTGACAATGGCGCAAGATGCATTGAGTAAGTCCAAGCGCCCTGAAATCAAGAAACTGGCTCAAAATATTATCACTTCTCAACAAAAAGAAATTGAACAAATGAAGCAATGGCGACAAGCTTGGTACAACCAGTAG
- a CDS encoding PepSY domain-containing protein, translating into MKTSTKIILAAAFLGTLGFAGLARVVSAKQAQSPVAIVHQHHSTTQVAQASDGDGETNDDAQEQQEATKLQPLAKITAQQAQQAAETSVEGKASRVKLENEDGNLVYAVEIAQQEIKVDAGNGKVLYTENANQEDDKNEATRPKSSIQVQEASDGDGEINDDGK; encoded by the coding sequence GTGAAAACTTCAACAAAAATCATCTTGGCAGCAGCTTTTCTTGGTACTTTAGGATTTGCTGGATTGGCACGAGTCGTGTCTGCAAAACAAGCACAATCTCCAGTAGCAATTGTGCATCAGCATCACAGCACTACCCAAGTTGCCCAAGCGAGTGATGGCGATGGTGAAACCAACGACGATGCACAAGAACAGCAAGAAGCAACTAAATTACAACCTCTAGCTAAAATTACAGCACAACAAGCACAGCAAGCAGCAGAAACATCTGTAGAAGGTAAAGCTAGCCGCGTCAAACTCGAAAATGAAGATGGAAATTTAGTTTATGCCGTAGAAATTGCCCAGCAAGAGATTAAAGTTGATGCTGGTAATGGTAAGGTTCTCTACACTGAGAATGCCAATCAAGAAGACGATAAGAATGAAGCCACTCGCCCCAAAAGTAGCATTCAAGTTCAGGAAGCCAGTGATGGCGATGGTGAAATCAATGATGATGGTAAGTAG
- a CDS encoding phosphatase PAP2 family protein yields the protein MIQIISTFWLRYIHPRLISLIATIGIVGLTSCLLILFVVAKLAEEVLEKEAFAFDTSFLLWLHQFANPSLDNLMLAITSLGSPTTVVVVAALTLGTLWWRHYRVETYIFVLTCLGGLILNTGLKLFFSKPRPQLWTLLISEKSFSFPSGHALGSMVLYGFIGYILATHYPKFSQIIYTLAVILIVAIGISRLYLGVHWPTDIIAGYSIGFLWLMICITMLKLQRLRQGQSLD from the coding sequence ATGATACAAATTATTTCTACCTTTTGGTTGCGTTATATACATCCTCGTTTGATTTCCTTAATCGCCACAATTGGTATTGTTGGACTTACTAGTTGTCTGCTGATCCTGTTTGTTGTCGCCAAGCTTGCTGAAGAAGTTTTAGAGAAAGAAGCTTTTGCATTTGATACATCTTTTCTTTTATGGTTGCATCAGTTTGCTAATCCGAGTCTAGATAATTTAATGCTGGCTATAACGAGTCTTGGTAGTCCAACGACAGTAGTAGTAGTCGCAGCATTGACTTTAGGAACACTTTGGTGGCGACATTACCGAGTCGAAACATATATTTTTGTACTTACCTGTTTAGGAGGATTAATTTTAAATACAGGTTTAAAGTTATTTTTCTCAAAACCCCGTCCGCAACTTTGGACACTTTTGATTTCTGAAAAGTCTTTCAGTTTTCCTAGCGGTCATGCACTAGGTTCTATGGTACTGTACGGTTTTATTGGTTATATACTAGCTACTCATTATCCTAAATTTTCACAGATAATCTACACTTTGGCAGTTATTTTAATTGTGGCAATTGGTATCAGTCGGCTGTATTTAGGAGTACATTGGCCGACAGATATAATTGCAGGTTACAGTATTGGATTTTTGTGGTTGATGATATGTATCACGATGCTGAAACTACAGAGATTAAGGCAGGGACAGTCTCTTGATTGA
- a CDS encoding efflux RND transporter periplasmic adaptor subunit: protein MRHPYSKPSTAIRCVSGTLASLLLLASPAVVLAHGGHGDEFQGGNETSQNSGSVQVDTETAKRLGIKVEPVKSQRLAVGIKTTGQIETLPSQKAEVNTPIAGAKVVELLVEPGAVVKKGQPVAVVTSPDLVTLRVESQGKLAEGQAELQQASANLRLAQQNYEKYQQIAAAEIASAQRQVAFAQEKYDKDKVVADAGALPRRNALESQTQLAEAKAVLTTALSRRDVIDAENKLELAKSTVQLAKKRIQLSNTNYETRLQQLGNSANAKGLVTVTAPISGRVADREVTIGQSFNDVGGKLITIVNDSRVYATANIYEKDLGKVRRGQRVSLKVASVPNRTFTGRIAVIGSVVEGETRVVPVKAEIDNPGGVLKPGMFAELEVLTNQTSTAILAIPNSAVVDVNGKKQVYVQNGNAFQATEVTLGQTSGDMVEVKTGLFEGDMIVTQRAPQLYAQSLRGGTKPTEGEEKEAQPAQKTEVKTPNLPVPLWLLLSGGGTAIAAVGFLAGRRTKRQEVPGTPEFIYVPEESANGSAKTSESPTWDDNHHVAHQEPKVTVVNKNTQQ, encoded by the coding sequence ATGCGTCACCCTTATTCTAAGCCATCAACAGCCATTCGTTGTGTGTCAGGCACACTTGCAAGTCTGCTCTTACTTGCCAGTCCTGCAGTAGTTTTAGCACACGGCGGACACGGAGACGAATTTCAAGGAGGAAATGAAACCTCTCAAAATAGTGGCTCTGTTCAAGTTGATACAGAAACTGCAAAACGGTTGGGAATAAAGGTCGAGCCAGTCAAAAGCCAGCGACTAGCGGTTGGTATTAAAACCACCGGACAAATTGAAACCTTGCCCAGTCAAAAAGCGGAAGTCAATACCCCAATTGCTGGGGCGAAAGTAGTTGAGTTATTGGTGGAACCCGGTGCAGTCGTGAAAAAAGGTCAACCAGTTGCTGTTGTAACCAGTCCTGACTTAGTGACACTGCGCGTAGAATCCCAGGGGAAACTTGCTGAAGGTCAAGCTGAGTTGCAGCAGGCGTCAGCTAACTTACGGCTAGCTCAACAAAACTACGAAAAATATCAGCAAATAGCCGCCGCTGAAATAGCCTCTGCACAGCGTCAGGTAGCCTTTGCTCAAGAAAAGTATGATAAAGATAAGGTAGTAGCTGATGCAGGCGCTCTCCCCCGTCGCAATGCCCTCGAATCCCAAACCCAGCTGGCAGAAGCCAAAGCGGTACTGACCACAGCTTTGAGCCGCCGAGACGTAATTGATGCTGAAAATAAACTCGAACTTGCAAAATCAACAGTTCAGTTAGCAAAAAAACGTATTCAACTTAGTAATACTAATTATGAGACTCGGTTGCAACAACTGGGAAACAGCGCCAATGCTAAGGGACTGGTGACGGTGACGGCTCCCATTTCCGGTCGGGTTGCTGACAGAGAAGTTACTATTGGTCAATCATTCAATGATGTAGGTGGCAAGCTGATAACAATTGTCAATGACAGTCGGGTTTATGCCACAGCAAATATTTATGAAAAAGATTTGGGCAAGGTAAGGAGGGGTCAAAGGGTAAGTTTGAAGGTAGCTTCTGTGCCTAATCGTACCTTCACTGGACGAATAGCCGTAATTGGTTCTGTGGTGGAAGGCGAAACGCGGGTAGTCCCTGTGAAAGCCGAAATAGATAACCCTGGTGGAGTTCTCAAGCCAGGAATGTTTGCCGAACTTGAAGTTTTGACAAACCAAACATCGACAGCTATATTAGCTATTCCTAATTCAGCTGTGGTTGATGTCAATGGTAAGAAACAGGTTTACGTACAAAATGGTAATGCTTTTCAAGCAACTGAAGTCACTTTAGGTCAAACCTCTGGGGACATGGTTGAGGTCAAGACTGGTTTATTTGAGGGGGATATGATTGTCACTCAGCGTGCGCCTCAACTTTATGCTCAGTCTTTGCGGGGTGGTACTAAGCCAACAGAAGGTGAGGAGAAGGAAGCGCAACCCGCACAGAAGACGGAAGTTAAAACGCCTAACTTGCCAGTACCCTTGTGGTTGCTCTTATCTGGAGGAGGGACTGCTATTGCTGCAGTTGGTTTCTTAGCAGGTCGTCGCACCAAACGTCAAGAGGTTCCAGGAACACCAGAATTTATCTATGTGCCAGAAGAATCTGCTAATGGTTCTGCAAAAACCTCGGAATCTCCAACATGGGATGATAATCACCACGTGGCTCATCAGGAGCCAAAAGTCACAGTTGTAAATAAAAATACTCAACAATAA
- a CDS encoding cupredoxin domain-containing protein translates to MNKIAIAIIGNVVSLGLVFGIASNKAIAQMSHEQMQPSQTKQTTQFRRIEQPLWAKGVVTAGGLGLIGLELWWFLLSKPKSQKAQSNQGIQEVTITVDGGYEPSQVVVNALQRVRLNFYRKDPSSCLEEIRFPDFHIAQELPLNQVTPIEFTPNQPGTYTFTCGMNMFRGVLEVR, encoded by the coding sequence ATGAACAAAATAGCAATAGCAATCATTGGCAATGTTGTGAGTTTGGGATTGGTGTTTGGAATTGCTTCTAACAAAGCAATTGCACAAATGTCTCACGAACAGATGCAACCATCTCAAACAAAGCAAACAACTCAGTTCCGTCGTATTGAACAACCCCTATGGGCAAAAGGTGTCGTGACTGCTGGCGGATTAGGATTGATCGGACTGGAGTTATGGTGGTTTCTGTTGAGTAAGCCAAAGTCGCAAAAAGCACAATCAAACCAGGGCATTCAGGAGGTAACAATTACTGTTGATGGTGGGTATGAACCAAGCCAAGTGGTAGTTAATGCTCTTCAAAGAGTGCGACTCAACTTCTACCGCAAAGACCCCAGCAGTTGTCTTGAAGAAATCCGATTTCCTGATTTCCACATAGCCCAAGAGCTACCCCTGAACCAAGTTACTCCCATTGAGTTTACTCCCAACCAACCAGGAACCTACACCTTTACCTGCGGCATGAATATGTTTCGCGGTGTCTTGGAGGTTAGGTAG
- a CDS encoding response regulator transcription factor — MKILLVEDDERIALALAEALTDQHYVVDIASDGQVGWEFVEIFFYDLIVLDIMLPQLDGISFCQQLRRRGYSMPILMLTAKDTSTDKVTGLDVGADDYVIKPFDLQELMARIRALLRRGIAILPPVLEWKNLCLDPSKIEVTYQGKPIHLSPKEYRILELFMRHTHRVFSRSEILEHLWSFEEIPGEETVKVHIRSLRQKLKLAGASADFIETIYGLGYRLKQSA; from the coding sequence GTGAAAATTCTCTTGGTGGAAGATGATGAGCGTATTGCCCTAGCACTAGCAGAAGCATTAACTGACCAACATTATGTGGTTGATATTGCGTCAGATGGTCAAGTAGGGTGGGAGTTTGTTGAAATCTTTTTCTATGACTTAATTGTATTAGATATAATGTTACCTCAGTTAGATGGTATCAGCTTTTGTCAGCAGTTGCGTAGAAGAGGTTATTCTATGCCAATTTTAATGCTGACAGCTAAAGACACCAGCACCGATAAAGTGACGGGGCTAGATGTAGGTGCAGATGATTATGTGATCAAACCCTTTGATTTACAAGAGTTAATGGCTCGAATTCGCGCTTTGCTGCGGCGTGGAATTGCTATTTTACCTCCTGTTCTGGAATGGAAAAATTTGTGTTTAGATCCTAGTAAAATTGAGGTGACATATCAGGGAAAGCCGATACATCTTTCTCCAAAAGAATATCGAATTTTAGAGTTATTTATGCGTCATACTCATCGAGTGTTTAGTCGTAGTGAAATTCTTGAACATCTTTGGTCTTTTGAGGAAATACCAGGAGAAGAAACAGTTAAAGTTCACATTAGAAGTTTACGCCAAAAATTGAAATTAGCTGGAGCATCTGCTGATTTTATCGAGACAATCTACGGCTTAGGTTATCGCCTCAAGCAATCTGCTTAA